A genomic stretch from Vanrija pseudolonga chromosome 6, complete sequence includes:
- the LE14B gene encoding LEC14B — protein MSGPSRDLEEFYSSIINYDDDDEEDDDFDPEYIDNDDIHEVVHLGIDDGDEDDDMEFDGEGEDDDEEDEDDDEDDPDYRPIVVEADDDDESDDDDDNVLRIGGRQLLELLAQMNSTNGISSEDHRFLSNIFSSPGISIPGLRRAQQRERGEDGGPRADWRPKQTEPHPAGVALLRSGEFGPVGPWAARDPRLNSSKRPHRLRPSERYAWRRARAAGSPFLPPGAEPIIPNTHGTVVAYYPSVPYVGQFCGPDYGVFYSATQYFTLHLYSTTQPKSRRPRQLPRSQVVAEPDTPPAEAEDSDDDDGWVGGWPGHRRRPTAAEDTSMRKIKTVQGVEGQWTITDADADRKGERMIYSSITPYVHMLNTAEHDEDHHQLDFTSRTGRGYYGGMDHFGIWSIRFSADGKEIVAGASAGRIMVYDINADTRTLAVQGHRDDVNAVCFADESSTNILISGSDDGYVKVWDRRSLSSHTPSGVLAGATEGITYTAPKGDGRYIAVNSKDQAARLYDLRKMRSWSEFEDEPDAVERWGCHRFDYRSMRYPRPKLLAHPRDCSVMTFRGHSVLRTLIRCHFSPVESTGQQYIYSGSADGLIHIWSLDGRVVQVLNRAESVNLRDAQGRYNDPSAPEPVRRGQRRGANAYDTRGLSWTVRDVAWHGFEPTLMSTCWEVEGQHRHGGSIAKHEWKGLGKGGLKRLEDWVDKAAAEAAETERLRTASPPSRIPGAWF, from the exons ATGAGTGGACCCTCTAGAGACTTGGAAGAGTTCTACAGCTCAATCATCAActatgacgacgacgacgaggaagacgacgacttCGACCCCGAATAcatcgacaacgacgatATCCACGAGGTGGTGCATCTCGGAAtagacgacggcgatgaagacgacgacatggagtttgacggcgagggcgaggacgacgacgaggaagatgaagacgacgacgaagacgacccAGACTACCGCCCTATCGTAgtcgaagccgacgacgatgatgagtcagacgacgacgatgacaaTGTGCTGCGCATCGGCGGACGgcagcttctcgagctcctggCGCAGATGAACTCGACGAACGGGATCTCGTCGGAAGATCACCGGTTCCTCAGCAACATCTTCTCGAGCCCTGGCATCTCGATACCTGGACTCCGGAGggcccagcagcgcgagcggggcgaggacggcgggccgcgcgccgactggcGACCAAAACAGACCGAGCCGCACCCcgccggcgtggcgctcCTCCGGAGCGGCGAGTTCGGCCCCGTTGGCCCGTGGGCAGCACGCGACCCCCGCCTCAACAGCAGCAAGCGCCCGCACCGCCTCCGCCCAAGTGAGCGGTacgcgtggcggcgggcgcgggcagcCGGATCGCCCTTCCTCCCGCCGGGCGCCGAGCCCATCATCCCCAACACGCACGGCACGGTCGTCGCGTATTATCCCTCAGTTCCGTATGTTGGACAGTTCTGCGGGCCAGACTATGGCGTGTTCT ACTCGGCTACTCAGTACTTTACGTTACATCTGTACTCGACCACGCAGCCAaagtcgcgccggccgcgtcAACTCCCGCGCAGCCAGGTTGTCGCAGAGCCTGACACGCcccccgccgaggcggaagatagcgacgacgatgatggttgggtcggcggctggccgggccaccgccgccggccaacGGCTGCCGAGGACACGTCGATGCGCAAGATCAAGACGGTGCAGGGCGTCGAGGGACAGTGGACCATtaccgacgccgacgccgacaggAAGGGCGAGCGCATGATCTACTCGTCCATCACGCCGTATGTCCACATGCTGAACacggccgagcacgacgaggaccacCACCAGCTGGACTTTACGTCGCGGACCGGGCGAGGATACTATGGCGGGATGGACCACTTTGGT ATCTGGTCCATCAGGTTCTCGgcggacggcaaggagaTTGTTGCCGGTGCCAGTGCTGGGCGAATCATGGTGTACGACATCAACGCCGATACACGAACACTGGCGGTGCAAGGCCACCGTGACGACGTCAACGCCGTGTGCTTTGCCGATGAGAGCTCGACCAATATCCTGATCAGTGGAAGTGACGACGGCTACGTCAAGGTGTGGGACAGGCGATCGTTGTCGTCACACACGCCGTCTGGCGTGCTCGCGGGCGCGACAGAAGGCATCACGTACACGGCGCCCAAGGGCGACGGTCGATACATTGCTGTCAACAGCAAGGACCAGGCGGCGCGACTGTACGATTTGCGTAAGATGCGCAGCTGGTCCGAGTTCGAGGACGAGCcagacgccgtcgagcgctgGGGTTGCCACCGGTTCGACT ACCGGAGCATGAGGTATCCCCGTCCCAAGCTGCTCGCACACCCGCGCGACTGTTCCGTAATGACGTTCCGGGGCCACTCGGTGCTGCGCACGCTCATCCGGTGCCACTTCAGCCCAGTCGAGTCCACGGGACAGCAGTACATCTACTCTGGGTCCGCCGACGGACTAATCCATATCTGGTCGCTCGACGGGCGAGTGGTGCAGGTCCTCAaccgcgccgagtcggtcaACTTGCGCGACGCGCAGGGACGGTACAACGACCCGTCCGCCCCAGAGCCGGTACGGCGCGGGCAGAGACGCGGCGCCAACGCGTACGATACGCGCGGGCTGTCGTGGACGGTGCGCGACGTCGCATGGCACGGCTTCGAGCCCACCCTTATGAGCACGTGTTGGGAGGTTGAAGGGCAGCACCGTCACGGCGGCAGCATTGCCAAGCACGAGTGGAAGGggctcggcaagggcggcctCAAGCGGCTCGAGGACTGGGTCGACAAGgctgcggccgaggcggccgagacggagcggctgcggacggcgagcccgccgTCTCGCATCCCGGGGGCGTGGTTCTAG
- the mrpl16 gene encoding 54S ribosomal protein L16, mitochondrial, giving the protein MLGLGSLRASLGGILRPSAAAAVAMPIASSSRVTLPPTNPAHQVRFRANLSPRKVKHRKAMKGRVDLPTGGSIKGTTLRFGGFGIRLLAAARITAAQLTASQAAIKRKIKGVKGAQLYLRVFPDIPVCIKGNETRMGKGKGTFEYWACRVPAGRVVMEIAGGGIREEIAKQALKLAQVKMPVASEFIAAGAPPRLGAITDHALSKPQAALKNTAPMVHPSPEVQSFVAIQAAQGGAATAAAPTTTTA; this is encoded by the exons atgctcggcctcggctccctccgcgcctcgctcggcggcatcctccgcccctcggccgccgccgccgtcgccatgcccatcgcgtcgtcgtcgcgcgtcACATTGCCCCCGAccaaccccgcccaccaGGTGCGCTTCCGCGCCAACCTGTCCCCGAGGAAAGTCAAGCACCGCAAGGCTATGAAGGGGCGCGTTGAT CTCCCCACCGGCGGCTCGATCAAGGGCACAACGCTCCGTTTCGGCGGCTTCGGTATCCGTCTGCTGGCCGCAGCGCGCATCACAGCCGCGCAGCTCACGGCGTCGCAGGCGGCCATCAAGCGCAAGATCAAGGGCGTCAAGGGCGCGCAGCTGTACCTGCGCGTGTTCCCCGACATCCCCGTGTGCATCAAGGGCAACGAGACGCGTatgggcaagggcaagggcacgTTCGAGTACTGGGCGTGCCGtgtgccggccggccgcgtgGTCATGGAgattgccggcggcggcatccgCGAGGAGATTGCAAAGCAGGCCCTCAAGCTCGCCCAGGTCAAGATGCCCGTCGCGTCCGAGTTTatcgcggccggcgcgcccccgcgcctcggcgccatcacGGACCACGCCCTCTCCAAGCCCCAGGCGGCCCTCAAGAACACGGCACCAATGGTCCACCCCTCCCCAGAGGTCCAGAGCTTCGTCGCTATCCAGGCCgcgcagggcggcgcggccaccgccgctgcccccaccaccaccaccgcgtaG